The genomic segment ctattatattctaaAATGATGCTTATGCAATGACTTATTGCACAAGCAGAAGTGTCAATGGTCAGCCTTTTTCTGTCAACACTAAAGGTCACAGAATCTGATGGGTCACCAAATACAGTGTAACACCAGCAACTAATGATTAATGTCAACATTGATTAATCTACCAGCTATTTTAACGATTTTAACATCAACCATTTGATCTAGATACATTTCAGCGTGTTTTTCCAAAGCTCATGTTGAAATTAGTCTCGTTTAAGAAACCAGAACCGGATAATTTAAtcgatttttttttgtctaaacatttcttttagtgaTTAATCAGTCATCAGAATGGTTGCAGGTTAATTTTGTGTCAGTCggctaattaattaattgaccAATCGTTTAAGCTCTATATAGATATTTAATACTTTTATcgtttcattttgtttcaggTTTAGAGCCTGGTTCTGAAAGTACATTTCACTGTAGAGTTGCAACGATTAGTTAATTAATCTTTAACTATTTTGacaaatgattagttgattcaGTCGTTTTTCAAGCAAATAAAAGCCAAATATTCATTGGTTCAAGCCTGTTAAATGTGactattgtttttctttgtcattaaTCATAGTCCATTGAATATCTTTAGGTTTCAGATTAGCTAGTCtggcaaaaacaagcaaattaaaGACATCACTATTTTGTAACACTGTGACAAAACAATTCATTGATTAACCAGAAAAAGTAATCAGCTTTTTAATTGACGGTAACAatatcgttagttgcagccgtATTTCATCTATAGACGCTATAATGTGAGAAATTCTCCTTCGAAGATTTTTGAATACTGATGAAACTGTGTTACTCTTCTGTATTCTGCCATTAAACATGACATCTTTGTTGTGTCCTCTTTTAGCATATTCATTCcctgaaaaacatgtttgaccacaaaaattcttcttttttccgCTGAAATGTTTCACAACATTGTgtcacaaaaacaccaacatcCACTCAACCTGGGATTTAAGTGTCAGTCGTTGTAATACTTGAGGACGCTTATGtgctttttaaagttaaatgttgttttgcaGGATCATATCCACAGCAGGCTGTGTACCCTCAGCAGAGCTCTGCACCTGTATACCCTCCTGCTATGCAAATGTCTCCTCAGGCACCTCcttacacagacacaccacCTGCATATTCTGAGGTAACTATAACATTTATATAACAAGGCAAATAATAACTCAAGTAACACCAAATAATATCATTGTAAGAGTTTAAGTGGTTTCAaacctgtgttgtttttttcatctgcAGATATACCAGCCCAGATATGTGCTTCCACCTCAGGTGCCTGGTCAGGTGCCTCAGATGTCCTCTCACTACCCTGGTGCTCAGATGTTCATGCCCATGCAGCCACCGATGTCTGTTGGGCATGTGGGCCAAAATGTCCCCATGGCCTACTATCCGATGGGAGCCGTGTACCCCCATGGCTCAACAGTGATGGTGGACAGCGGCTATGATACTGGTGCTCGCTTCACAGCAGGCAGCAGTGTTTCCATCCCAGTGAGTATCCACCCACTGAAACGACCCAAAGGAATTAGGATATTGTTGAGATGTCATCTTATCTTATGTCTGAAGCAGGACAGAATGAATATGCCAAATTTGTTGCAAATGCCAAACTTGATCAGCTCTTTATCTCTGTTTGTGCTTATTTCCAGCCCCCACCTCCTGGACATCCCCCAAACGCAGCTCAGTTGGCtgccatgcagggtgccaacgTTGTAATGACACAGCGCAAGAACAACTTCTTCCTGGGTGGATCCAGTGGAGGTTATACCATCTGGTAACAGCAACTCCTCCTTCATGCCTAAACCGTGTCCCCGTCCCAAATGATGCCCCAGTTCTTTCCCCATCCCATATGCCTCCCTCTTCAGGCTGCTTGGCCATGCCACAATACTGATATCACCTAACGGAATGTAATATTTTAGAGCCCTCGTGAAAGGTACAGTACTCCACTTCTGACGTAGAGATCAAACGATGAATGCCACTGCCTGGAGAGGACAAATGCAAATTTTTAATGTTGAATTCATTCCATAAACCTTCATTGGGTCTACCCTTTTTGGTCATTCCAGATTGGACCTCTTTCAGGCATCTGTATTTGTTCAAGAGACCTCGTCTCCTTTTTGATTCAATGGATCACAAATTTACATTGAGATGTTCTTGTATACCTGTAAAGCTACGTAAATGAAATGTTGACATATCAGACCCGCATTATATAGTTTAGCAGCTTTATGGTGAAAGTGAAACGCAGTTTAAAAAGTGGCAGTTAAAGCGCAAAAAAGAAGTCTCCACTTGTCTTTTTTGAAAACTTTTAGTGTAGTTAAATTACTAGATGTGTAATAGTTCCATGTAAATACCAGTATGATGATCATGAGAAATTACGTCTCagctatacaaaaaaaaaactcagcatCTTGGATGCTTTTTAGCTAGAATTGTCTTGTCTTTTGCACAATATCCAAAATACCATGGCAAATCTGTTGCATAGTGGATTGTCTACTGAcagattattacatttaaatcacttgtaaattaaacaaattaaattaaaacaaatagt from the Scomber japonicus isolate fScoJap1 chromosome 4, fScoJap1.pri, whole genome shotgun sequence genome contains:
- the dazap2 gene encoding DAZ-associated protein 2; the protein is MNNKGSYPQQAVYPQQSSAPVYPPAMQMSPQAPPYTDTPPAYSEIYQPRYVLPPQVPGQVPQMSSHYPGAQMFMPMQPPMSVGHVGQNVPMAYYPMGAVYPHGSTVMVDSGYDTGARFTAGSSVSIPPPPPGHPPNAAQLAAMQGANVVMTQRKNNFFLGGSSGGYTIW